A window from Seriola aureovittata isolate HTS-2021-v1 ecotype China chromosome 14, ASM2101889v1, whole genome shotgun sequence encodes these proteins:
- the si:ch211-117n7.7 gene encoding monoacylglycerol lipase ABHD12-like has protein sequence MLAHTMKRRVVKQNNSSSGVSEAQSTDRVQSASSRCSLKTGVLAFLVIFILVPFSLRIRPELIQHLVYTHRIRLPFFVDLSRPSDLSLNHTINMYLTSEEGISLGVWHTVPESLWKESQGKDLAWYQNTLNDGSPVFIYLHGNTGTRAATHRVGVAKVLSALGYHVLVPDYRGFGDSTGEPTEAGLTTDALYLYNWVKAHSGNSLVVIWGHSLGTGVATNTAVKLIGQGVALDGVILEGAFNSVRERITVHPFTWYYWTFPGTGYFFPEPWAENKVVFPSEENLKKMRSPILFLHSEDDHLVPIQIAQQMYEVAASAQNAERVKLVSFDGSLGYLHNGLYRDPHLPDILKKFVMSL, from the exons ATGTTAGCCCACACGATGAAGAGAAGGGTGGTTAAACAGAATAATTCATCTTCCGGAGTCAGTGAAGCTCAGAGTACTGACAGAGTCCAGAGTGCATC GTCCCGATGCTCGCTGAAAACAGGCGTATTGGCCtttcttgttattttcattttggtgcCTTTCTCACTAAGAATACGCCCAGAATTAATCCAGCACCTTGTTTACACTCACAGAA TCAGGTTGCCGTTCTTTGTTGACCTCAGTCGACCTTCTGATCTCTCCCTTAATCACACCATCAACATGTACTTAACATCAGAGGAAGGAATCTCCCTTGGCGTATG GCACACTGTCCCTGAAAGTCTGTGGAAAGAGTCTCAAGGGAAGGACTTGGCATGGTACCAGAACACTTTAAACGATGGAAGTCCAGTTTTCATATATCTTCATGGAAACACAGGCACAAG GGCAGCCACTCATCGGGTGGGAGTGGCAAAA GTATTGAGTGCACTTGGTTACCACGTGCTGGTGCCTGACTACAGAG GGTTTGGAGATTCCACTGGGGAACCGACTGAGGCTGGTCTGACCACTGATGCACTCTACTTGTACAACTGGGTCAAAGCACACAGTGGAAACAGCCTGGTTGTCATCTGGGGACACTCTCTTGGCACTGG AGTGGCCACTAACACTGCAGTGAAACTGATTGGACAAG GTGTGGCTTTGGATGGTGTGATCCTGGAGGGCGCATTCAATAGTGTTCGAGAGCGCATTACAGTTCATCCTTTTACTTGG TATTACTGGACGTTTCCAGGCACTGGCTACTTTTTCCCGGAGCCATGGGCAGAAAACAAGGTTGTCTTTCCTTCTGAAGAAAA TCTGAAGAAAATGAGGAGCCCGATACTTTTCCTTCATTCAGAAGACGATCACTTGGTTCCCATTCAGATTGCTCAGCAG ATGTATGAGGTGGCAGCGAGCGCCCAGAATGCAGAGCGAGTCAAGCTGGTGTCTTTTGACGGTTCTCTGGGGTACCTGCACAACGGCTTATACAGAGACCCCCATCTGCCTGACATCTTaaa